TCTAAGGTTAAGACAATTGTCACTCTGGGGTGTTTATAAACAGTTGAACCAGAATAAAACGGATTAGCGATTGGCTTTATATAAAAATCAAGACGAGCGATAGTATTGTCGCTCATGGTAATAGAATCATAATGCTCGCTAGTGCAAGTTGTGGCTTCACATCTTTCTAAGATATTACGAGTAGCTGATTCAACTTCTTTTTTGTATCTTATTTCATTTGAACTAGAAGAAAAATCCAACAAACAAAGCTTGTCAATAAGGCCATCTACAGCAATTTCTCCACAATCACTGGCAGCGCCATAATTGTCATAATCAATCATCCCAGCCCGAACATCTTTAACTATTAAATTCATCAAATAATGACCGTCTCTTTGTATGTCTAGCTGCCCGAGTGTTTTTTCCCTGGTACCAATTACATGAATATAGACGCCCATGGTTGCCAGAATTATCATAACTAAAATACCAAGAGAAACCATTAACTCAATAAGAGTGAAGGCCGTGGATTTGGCATTTTGTTGGCAAGGGTTATTCATAGAGAGACCATTGATTATTGATTATTGATTAGTGATTATTGATTATTAGTCATCAGTGATTATTGATTAGTGATTATTAGCCATTATTGATTAGTGATTATTGATTATTAGTCATCAGTGATTATTGATTAGTAATTATTATTGATTATTGATTATTGATTATTGATTAGTAATTATTAGTGATTATTTTTAGCGCCAAGAAGTAAGACGAGTTTCTATATTAATAGTGTGTGTATTTTCTCTTTCTCGCCAAAAAACAGTTGAAACAATCTTTTTTTCGCAATCATTATTACAAAGAGCTCCGATGTCATCTCCTGCAGAAATAGTAATCATTCTTTTAAAAAGAGCTTCATTGTCTACACAATGAGTTGTTAAGTCATTTACGCCCTGACACAAGGAACAATTAGTACAATGCTCTATGTCCGTGCCCCCACTAAATACTGCCTCCACTAATTGGTCAGAGTTGTAATTAATTATCCAATCATCATTTGTTAAGTCGTATGGCCATGATTGACCTGGGTCAAGCCAATTACTATTTCTAATAGCATAAACAATTTCTATCCCTTCTCTAGCAAGGTTAATGGCAACCACTCTTTCTCTTGATTGTCCACCGGTAACAAGATGAGTCAATCCAATAGATAAAATAGCCACTATTGCAGTGACCATAATTCCAATAGCAACAATGGTTTCAATTAATGACTGGGCATTATTCAACTTTTCTGACATCAATTTGTCCTTGTGAATTAACCTCAACATATGCGTAGCGATTAATTAAGTGCTTTAATGTTATTAAATGATTACCTGTTAAAATAATTCCTCCATTTACGCCACTAGGGACATAAACATCCCCCTTGGGAGGCATAAATATTATATATGTCTCTTGACCCAATGGAGGTAATGATATGTTGGCACCAAAATTAAATACCTGAATTATGTCATCGCTACCAGCATTATATTCATGGTCATCAACACTATCTGTGTCTGCAAAAAGAATATATGTATCCGAGTCAACAAAAACTCCGTAACCGCCTGACGGACGAATATCTGAAACTTGTTTTCCGCTTAGAGACATCATTTGAGCGGTTTTTATAATCTCTCCCAGTTTTTCCGCATTTGAATTAAGGTTTATAACATCTCCTCCTGCTCTCATATTTGATATTACCATGGCAGAAATAATAACCGTGATACCAATAACCACAATTAATTCTATTAAAGTAAATGCTTGTTTTTTATTTTTTAAAAACACTTTTATGCTTATCTAAAAAACCAATTAATAATTTGCTCTCCGTAAAAAATAGTTACAACCGACCCAATAGACAGAAACGGACCAAGTGGAATTTTATCCTTGATTGTCTTTTGCTTAAATAAAATTAAACCCAATGAAATAATTGCTCCAATAATATATGAAAGCAAAATGGCAACAAGAACAAATTGCCACGACACAAGAGATGCTCCCATAAAAAGCCCTATTTGTAAGTCGCCCATACCAATTGCCTTTCCTTTAGTAATAACATATTGAATGGCAAAAAATCCAACCCCAATAATCATTGCTAAAAATATTTGAAATAAATCAGACAAAACAATTGAACTATTTTCTTTTAAAAATGACTCAAAAATAGCCAGCCCAAAAACCAATAAACTGGCTGACAAAACAACCCTACTGTCAACCATTGAATACTTGGCATCATAAACAAAAATAAAAGTAAAAACAAAAAATATTACCCAATATTTAATAACAGATAATATAAAAGGAGTATAATGCCCGACTCCTGTAGCACTTAATTGATAACTTATTACTGACATAGATGAATTAACCCATAAAAATGATAAAACAAAAAAAATACCCATTGTTAATTCAACTAGCAAATATTGTAATGAAATTTTTTGCTTACAATTACGGCATTTAGCATTTAAAAGCAAGTATGAAAAAACTGGAATATTGTCATACCAGACAATTTTTTGCTTACAATGAGGGCAATAAGACCTGCCTAAAATAGTTTTATGCTCTTTTAGGCGATAAATCAAGGAGTTTAAAAAACTGCCAAAAGACAAGCCAACAAAAAAAATAATTAGAAAAAAAGAAATAAGCAAACTATTCATTTGTATAAATTTTATTATTAAAAACTTTTAATAATTATACCAAGTTTGCTAGTTATGTTCAAGTAATAAGTGGAAATTAGGCCTTGCCGCTAAGTAGATTACAAGTCAATAATCAATAATCAGTAATCAATAATCTCACTTAGTATCACTTAGGGGCCTTGCCGCTAAGTAGCATCACTTAGGGGCCTTGCCGCTAAGTAGAAATAGAAAAGCTAGTACTTGTGTTCAAATAGTAGGCCAGATAAAAAAATTGATAAAGGAATAATGACCAAGAAATTCCGACAAACAGCTGTACCATCCATTGCATACTCATATGTTGGTGTAAGAAAATAAAGTAAAAGATAAAATAAAATAACTCCGCTAATCATAAGAAGTAAATATAAATATGGCTTTGAAAGGACTTTTTTATAAAAAAATAATAAAAATAATAAAAAAATTGCAGGCCAGATAGAAAAAGAATTTGAAAAGAAAATTTGTTGCCAAACCCCTTTAAAAATGACTGGATGAATTTCTTCAAAAAACAAAAATTTTTTGGAAATATTACTAAGAAAATTAATATTATAAAATATCTTAAAAACCACCCAAGGAGATATTATTAATAAATATGGATATAAAAATTTCAAACAATTTTTAATATTTGTTTTTAATTTTGGTTGTGATATTAAATAAACAAACAAAACAAATAAAAGAACCATTGACAAAACAATCCCCTCGCTCTTAACCCATGCAGTAATGCCTGCAAAAATGCCTGCTAGATATAAATTGTAAGAAGAAGATGGTCTATAAAAATATTTAAATAAAAAAACAGATGCCAATGTGAAATAAAAAGCCATTGGCAAATCAGCCATGGCTGAAAATCCATGATAAGAGACAAGGGGCATTAATGACAAAATGGCAGTCAAAAATAAGGAGGTTTTCCTAGAAATAAAATTTCGCAAACTTATATAAATAAATGCAAGCAGAGCAATAAAATAAGTGGCAAATATTATTTTAACAAAAATTGCGCTTGTCCCCTGAAATAACAAATAAACCCACCCCATAAAAAGAGGTATGTGTAATGGATAATTTAGTTTATTCCCGCCTCCCAGAAAAAAAGAAGAAGCATGATTAAAAAAATCAACTGGCTGATAAAAAAACACTTTTGCTTTTAATGCCCAGATAGCCAAAGAATCAAAATTTATAATTGGTCTTAAAATACTAGATGATAATACAAATAAAATTTCAAATAATATTATTAAAATAAAAAACCATTCTAAAAGACCTAATTTTTTGATTTTTAATTTTAAGAATTGATTAAAAAATCTTTTTTTATTAAAAAATTTTATAAAAGAAAATAAGAAAATTAAAGCTGATAAACAAAACATTAAAATTAGAAAAAAATAAAATGGCAGACGTAAAAGCCCCCAAACAAACATTAAAAAAGTAAGCATGGCCGTGCCAAAAGCAAAACATATAATTATTTTTTCCATAACCTTAAAATGATTAGGGTTGATGAAGTAAAACAAAACCATTCCCAATATAAACGGAATAACCAGTGAGATAAATAATAAAATTACAGCAATCATAAAATAAATTATGTTTATATGATTATGAATTTTAGGCCTTTGCTTTTTTTCAAAAGCAATTAATTAACTATTCTTTTTAAAATTAATTTATTTGGTTCAAATTGTTTAAATTTTTCAAATCCTAAAATATTTTTAGGCAAAACAACATTAAAACTAATAACATAATCTGTTTGTTTTAAGTTATCTGTTAAAATCAAATCAGGGTAAAGATAATATTTTGCAACTGCTTGAAATGTCCAGTGATATGGCAAAACATATATATTTGATTTTAAAGGTAATTTTGTTTTACAAAACTCTAAAAAATCAAAAAAATTATGCCACTGTTTTGGTAAATCCCTTGACTTTATCACTGCTCTGGTTATTATTTTATTCTGGCGATAATTAAAATCCTGACCATGGAAATCTCTAAAATCATTTTTAAGCCAGTTTACTTGAATTATCATCCACTTAACAGCCAATAATGTTATAAAAAAAATTATTAAATAAATTAACATTTTAGAAAATTTAATTTTTGGCAATAATTTTAAAATCATAGTTCTATTAAAAATAAGAAAAAACGAGAAAAACAAGACCAGTATTAAATAAAAATAAAAATGGACAGAATGTCCAAATATTATAAATTCAGGGATTAAATTAATATAATAATATTGTTCAACTGGTTGTTCAAAATAACTAATCATGAAAAAACTTATATTTTATCAAATAATAAACTGCTTTTACCCCATCACGCCAGTTTATTTTTTTTCCTTGCGCAAAGGTTCGACTATTATATGAAATCGGTAATTCTAAAATTTTATATCCATTATTCAACACCTTGGCCGTAAACTCTGCTTCTATTTCAAACCCATTTGAGGTTAAATCAATCTTATCTAATACATTTTTTTTAAAAACCTTATAACAAGTATATGGGTCTGTGACTTTTTGAGAGTAGACCAGGGAAAATAAAACTGAAATTAAACGATTACCTAAATAATAAAAAAAATAACCCGGCGTATGATGAGCTAAAAACCTAGAACCATAAACAACACTTGTCTTGCCTTGCAAAATCGGCTGGATCAATTTTGGAATCTCGGTTGGATTATATTCAAGGTCAGCGTCCTGAACAACAATTATGTCTCCAGTAGCAATTGTATACCCTTTTCTAATAGCAGAGCCCTTGCCTTGGTTTTTTGACTGAAAAACAACTTTTATTTTATCGTTATTTATGTTTTTTAAAATCTTGGGACAAGCATCCGTTGATTTATCGTCAATAATTATAATTTCATAATCAATGCCAAAATCAACCCTAGTCACTTTGTCTAATAATTTCAAAATTGTTTTGGCTTCATTATACACAGGTATAATAATTGATAATTTCATATTATTATTTTCTTTATTATTTAATTAACAAGACCTTGCCTTGAATCTAATGGTATTTTATCAAACCAATAATCCATCATTTCTTGATTGTTTTTTTCCTGATACAAAAGATACAAAGCTCTGATCCAGACAGGGTCTTTGGGATTTAACATTTGTCCGTGTAAGTTTTTAATAATAGCCGTGTCTAAATCCCCTTGTAGATAATAAATATCTCCTATTTTTTTCCACATATTTGTTTTAACTAATGGAAAAAATTTTAAAATTTTAACATACATGTCTTCTGCTAGTTGATATTTTTTTTGAGCAAGATAAATATTTCCTAATTTTTCATAAATATTAATCATCTCTGCCTTGACCATCCTGCGATGTTGTTCATTCATTTGGGGATGCTCAAGAGACGGATGTAATTCAAGCGCTTTAGTGCACTTAATAATTGCCTGCTCCCATTCTTGTTGATAAATTTTTAACTGACACCAATCATTATATGTCAAGGCTATCTCAGGAGAAAGAGTTACTAGTTCAGCCAAAGTTTTCTCAGCCAAAACAAAGTCAACTTGCGCTTGAGTAATATTTGCTTTTAAAGAATAAAACCTGGCTAAACTGATGTGAATAAAAAATGTTCTATCACTGCTTGAGATATTAAGCATTCTATCAATAGCCATATCAACTATCTTTAACTTGAGAGAATTGTTGTTATAGAAATCCAACCCCCATTTCAAATCATTAGCAAATCTTTTTTGATAAAACGGCTCAAACGGTTGATAAAATAATACCTTGTCATAATTTTTTAATATTTCTTCCCAATCTTTTGTCGCTATTACTTTATGATAATAATAATCAGCCAACAAAACCTTGAGATTAAAATTCCAAAAACTAGCCATCAATAAAACTGCTAACAAAAATATTAATATTATTTTATTTAATCGCATTTTGTTTGATTAATATAATTCTTGATATTATGGCTAGATATGCCCAAAAATAAACTGCTGTCGGAATTATGTGAAAAGAAAATTGAAGAGAAATTAAATATGCTAATACTCCTGTAACTAAAACTAATATCATCAAGCTATTTTCATTAAACTGAGTTTTTATGACAGATTTAAGCCCTGCATAAAACACGCTAATAATTAAAAATAAATATGCCAATAGTCCTAACATGCCTGAGACAAGAATCATGTCAATCAAATCATTATGAGCCCTGTCTGGAAAAACATTAATTGCCTCTAATGCAGCATATTCTGGCTGATAATAAGGAATAAATAATGAATGCTGTGTCTCTGGCCCATGTCCTATGACAGGACTTTGGCTTATTAAATCAATACTATTCTGCCACCAAATTAATCTTAATTTGCCTGTCTGAGCAAGATTGGTAATGCTTTTTAGTCTTTTAACTGTAAAAGAATCTTCTGGACCAGCCACAAGATTATTAAAAGAATTCAAGAAAACAATTATTATAATAAATACTATAAAAAAAGATAATAAACAGGTAAATATTATTTGCTTGTTTTTCTTATAAAGAATTAGAAGGGCCAAAAATAACATGCCAAAGAAAAACCCAATCCACCCCCCCCTGCTTTGGGTTAAAATCAAAATAATAAGATAAAATAAAAATAAACAGATAAACAAAGGACGATAAAAATATTTTTTAAATACTGACATGTTTGTTTGTCTCTTGAATCTCAGTAAAAAATAAATAATTATTGGGCCTGTTAATAACAACCAGGAAGCAAAAAAGTTTGGCTGACCAAGTGTAGAAAAAATTCGATGGCTAAAAAACGAGGATTCACTCCAAGGGAAAATATCAAGTCCAAAAATTTGTAAAGACCCATAAACAAGAGTCACCATGGTTGTAAAAATAATGGAATAAAAAATTCTGCCCACTTGGTGTTTGTTTTTAATATTAAAAAATAATATTATATAAAAAAGAAAAAAATGGAGATATGTAATCAGCCCCATCTTGCGTTCATAATACCCCCAAAAACTATATTGCCATGATTTGGAAAAAATCGTGGCTATTGCAAAAACTCCAATAAAAATAATGGCTGGTAAAATTATTTTATTTTTCTTAATACTAACGAATGATTTATTAAATATAATTATTTTTACCAACCAAATAAATAATATTATTTCCACTAATGTTTGAAGCAAGAGATAATTACTGACCTGCCAAGTGCCATATAATTTTGGGGTAAAAAACAATGGCAATAAAACAAAAACAAACAAACACAAGGCCTCAATAATATAATCAAAATATTTAATATTCTTTATTTTGTTCATAATAAAGATAATCAAAGAAAAAGAAAATCCGTACCGTTAAAAATACGGATTTACTATTTTAAATTGAAAAACTAAAAATTAGCGGGCTGTTAATCCTGCTGGTGTAGCAATATGAGGACCAGATGCCAAATCTCCAGTAGCTGATCCAAGACAATAACTAATGTGATAACTCAAATTGTGCCCGGTAGTAACATCTGGAACATATGTGTACTCCGTATCCGTACAACTACCATCAACTCTTGGCAGAGGATTTGAAGGAAGCTCTGCCATATAAACAGTCCCAGCACAAGCATCCTTAAATCCATTAGTACTACTTAAGCATTTGTCTTCAATAATATTTGTACTGGTATCTCCTTCTTTGTCGGGATATTCATTATTGTCTAGATAATACAATTCCAAAGCTGTTTGAATTTGCTTTATATCTGACACTCTCCTAGCATCTCTTGCTTTTGCTCTGGCTTGATTAAGGGCAACAATAGCTAGGGCTGCTAATAATCCCATGATTGCGACCACAACCAATAACTCAATTAAAGTAAAACCTTTTTTTGTTTTGTTTTTCATAAACATATAGATTTATTAAATTTTAGAAATATTAATTATATTATAAAGGATAATAAAGATTATGTAAATTATTACCTGTTAATAAGTATAACATATTTTTTTAAAAGTTTTCCACATGCTTGATTTTTTTTATTTTTTTTGATAGTATAAAAATATAAATTATTTTTTAAAACAAAATTAGAATGCCTGAAAATCGCATAAACCTTATAAATGACATTTATTCTCCCGAGGATATTTCTCAAAAAATTGAACAACCAAATAAAAATAAAAAATTTAGAATAATTTTTCATTTATTAATTTTTATATCAGCTATTGGTATTTTTTTCTTTACCACTAATATTGTTTTTTCTAGTAATAATAGCCTAATAACAAATATGGGCAAAATGTCTTTCTGGAAAGGCGTTAGCAAACTGGTTATTGGCAAGGAGGAAATATTAAAAGGGGAAATATCTGATCGTATAAATATTTTAATATTAGGAATGGGGGGAGCAAATCATGAAGGAGCATATCTCACTGATACGATTATTCTGGCCAGCTTAAAACCATCAACAAATCAAATTGCTTTACTATCAATCCCCAGAGATTTATATGTACCAATCCCTGATTATGGCTGGAAAAAAATAAATGCTGCCAATGCTTTTGGCATGATGGAATCAGACAAGCAAGGCGGAGAATTATCAAAAAAAGTTGTTGAAAATATTCTTGGATTAAAAGTTCATTATTGGATAAGAACTGATTTTAAAATTTTCAGAGATATAATTGACGAGTTGGGAGGAATTGAAATAGAGGTAGCCAAAAGCTTTACTGATTATCAATTCCCTGGATATAATTTTACTTTTAGAACTGTTAGCTTTGCTAAAGGAAAACAAATAATGAGCGGGCAAAAAGCATTAGAGTTTGCCAGGTCAAGACACGGCAACAATGAGGAAGATTCGGACTTTGCTAGAGCAATCAGACAACAAAAAATCCTATTTGCCATCAAAGAAAAAATCAAGCAAGAGAATTTATTTTCAAAACCAAATAAAATATGGAGTTTTTATAATATACTGGAGAAAAATATAAGTACAAATTTAGACATTATGCAGGGAATAAAATTAGCAAAAATAGCCTCAAGTATAAACAAAAATAACATAATAACCAGGGTGATTAAAAACGGAGATAATGGTTTGCTTAAGTCAGAGATAAATATAAATGGTGCTTATATTTTAACTACAAAAGAAAAAGGGTTTAAACAACTCTCTAATCTAGCAAAA
Above is a genomic segment from Patescibacteria group bacterium containing:
- a CDS encoding prepilin-type N-terminal cleavage/methylation domain-containing protein, encoding MNNPCQQNAKSTAFTLIELMVSLGILVMIILATMGVYIHVIGTREKTLGQLDIQRDGHYLMNLIVKDVRAGMIDYDNYGAASDCGEIAVDGLIDKLCLLDFSSSSNEIRYKKEVESATRNILERCEATTCTSEHYDSITMSDNTIARLDFYIKPIANPFYSGSTVYKHPRVTIVLTLESLVEKPGMKELVLQQTVPQRYAQRN
- a CDS encoding LCP family protein, with the protein product MPENRINLINDIYSPEDISQKIEQPNKNKKFRIIFHLLIFISAIGIFFFTTNIVFSSNNSLITNMGKMSFWKGVSKLVIGKEEILKGEISDRINILILGMGGANHEGAYLTDTIILASLKPSTNQIALLSIPRDLYVPIPDYGWKKINAANAFGMMESDKQGGELSKKVVENILGLKVHYWIRTDFKIFRDIIDELGGIEIEVAKSFTDYQFPGYNFTFRTVSFAKGKQIMSGQKALEFARSRHGNNEEDSDFARAIRQQKILFAIKEKIKQENLFSKPNKIWSFYNILEKNISTNLDIMQGIKLAKIASSINKNNIITRVIKNGDNGLLKSEININGAYILTTKEKGFKQLSNLAKDIFKQEIPEKQIVFGQKPSKNSLITDSSMPTNLEEPINKKTKIIILNGTLVNNLAFKASEKIDEKNFEILKIGNAPTRNYKETIIYKTSDNLASAGTLAKIFNGDVIENKRPTNLEIISINNNADFLIILGQNSND
- a CDS encoding prepilin peptidase: MNSLLISFFLIIFFVGLSFGSFLNSLIYRLKEHKTILGRSYCPHCKQKIVWYDNIPVFSYLLLNAKCRNCKQKISLQYLLVELTMGIFFVLSFLWVNSSMSVISYQLSATGVGHYTPFILSVIKYWVIFFVFTFIFVYDAKYSMVDSRVVLSASLLVFGLAIFESFLKENSSIVLSDLFQIFLAMIIGVGFFAIQYVITKGKAIGMGDLQIGLFMGASLVSWQFVLVAILLSYIIGAIISLGLILFKQKTIKDKIPLGPFLSIGSVVTIFYGEQIINWFFR
- a CDS encoding prepilin-type N-terminal cleavage/methylation domain-containing protein, translating into MKNKTKKGFTLIELLVVVAIMGLLAALAIVALNQARAKARDARRVSDIKQIQTALELYYLDNNEYPDKEGDTSTNIIEDKCLSSTNGFKDACAGTVYMAELPSNPLPRVDGSCTDTEYTYVPDVTTGHNLSYHISYCLGSATGDLASGPHIATPAGLTAR
- a CDS encoding prepilin-type N-terminal cleavage/methylation domain-containing protein: MFLKNKKQAFTLIELIVVIGITVIISAMVISNMRAGGDVINLNSNAEKLGEIIKTAQMMSLSGKQVSDIRPSGGYGVFVDSDTYILFADTDSVDDHEYNAGSDDIIQVFNFGANISLPPLGQETYIIFMPPKGDVYVPSGVNGGIILTGNHLITLKHLINRYAYVEVNSQGQIDVRKVE
- a CDS encoding O-antigen ligase family protein, encoding MNKIKNIKYFDYIIEALCLFVFVLLPLFFTPKLYGTWQVSNYLLLQTLVEIILFIWLVKIIIFNKSFVSIKKNKIILPAIIFIGVFAIATIFSKSWQYSFWGYYERKMGLITYLHFFLFYIILFFNIKNKHQVGRIFYSIIFTTMVTLVYGSLQIFGLDIFPWSESSFFSHRIFSTLGQPNFFASWLLLTGPIIIYFLLRFKRQTNMSVFKKYFYRPLFICLFLFYLIILILTQSRGGWIGFFFGMLFLALLILYKKNKQIIFTCLLSFFIVFIIIIVFLNSFNNLVAGPEDSFTVKRLKSITNLAQTGKLRLIWWQNSIDLISQSPVIGHGPETQHSLFIPYYQPEYAALEAINVFPDRAHNDLIDMILVSGMLGLLAYLFLIISVFYAGLKSVIKTQFNENSLMILVLVTGVLAYLISLQFSFHIIPTAVYFWAYLAIISRIILIKQNAIK
- a CDS encoding glycosyltransferase family 39 protein, translated to MEKIIICFAFGTAMLTFLMFVWGLLRLPFYFFLILMFCLSALIFLFSFIKFFNKKRFFNQFLKLKIKKLGLLEWFFILIILFEILFVLSSSILRPIINFDSLAIWALKAKVFFYQPVDFFNHASSFFLGGGNKLNYPLHIPLFMGWVYLLFQGTSAIFVKIIFATYFIALLAFIYISLRNFISRKTSLFLTAILSLMPLVSYHGFSAMADLPMAFYFTLASVFLFKYFYRPSSSYNLYLAGIFAGITAWVKSEGIVLSMVLLFVLFVYLISQPKLKTNIKNCLKFLYPYLLIISPWVVFKIFYNINFLSNISKKFLFFEEIHPVIFKGVWQQIFFSNSFSIWPAIFLLFLLFFYKKVLSKPYLYLLLMISGVILFYLLLYFLTPTYEYAMDGTAVCRNFLVIIPLSIFLSGLLFEHKY
- a CDS encoding glycosyltransferase family 2 protein, with product MKLSIIIPVYNEAKTILKLLDKVTRVDFGIDYEIIIIDDKSTDACPKILKNINNDKIKVVFQSKNQGKGSAIRKGYTIATGDIIVVQDADLEYNPTEIPKLIQPILQGKTSVVYGSRFLAHHTPGYFFYYLGNRLISVLFSLVYSQKVTDPYTCYKVFKKNVLDKIDLTSNGFEIEAEFTAKVLNNGYKILELPISYNSRTFAQGKKINWRDGVKAVYYLIKYKFFHD